One Microcebus murinus isolate Inina chromosome 10, M.murinus_Inina_mat1.0, whole genome shotgun sequence DNA segment encodes these proteins:
- the LOC105865908 gene encoding olfactory receptor 6C2-like: MKNYTITTFVLLGLTDDPQLQVLIFIFLFLTYMFSAMGNLTIITLTFVDSHLKTPMYFLLQNFSFLEISFTSASIPRYLYNIATGDKVITYNDCVIQVFFTDLFAVTEFFLLAAMSYDRYVAICKPLHYVTIMNSRVCLRLVLCSWLSGLLVITSPVSLGLNLEFCDSNIIDHFLCDASPLMKISCSDTWFMEQTVLICAVLTLILTLMCVVLSYTSIIVTILGFPSAQQRKKAFSTCSSHMIVVSITYGTCMFIYMNPTAKEEVTVNKVVSLLIFSISPMLNPFIYTLRNKQVKKAFNDSIKKMASFLNK, translated from the coding sequence ATGAAAAACTATACTATAACAACATTCGTACTGCTGGGACTGACAGATGACCCTCAGCTGCAAGTtctgatttttatctttctatttctcaCTTACATGTTCAGTGCAATGGGGAACCTGACCATCATCACTCTCACCTTTGTGGATTCCCATCTTAAAACACCCATGtactttcttttacaaaatttctcctttttagagATTTCATTCACAAGTGCCAGTATTCCTAGATATTTGTATAACATAGCAACAGGTGACAAGGTCATCACTTACAATGACTGTGTCATCCAAGTGTTTTTTACTGACCTTTTTGCAGTAACAGAATTTTTTCTCCTGGCTGCCATGTcctatgaccgctatgtggccatctgcaagcccctGCATTATGTGACCATCATGAACAGCAGAGTTTGCCTGAGGCTTGTTCTTTGCTCTTGGTTGTCTGGATTGTTGGTCATAACCTCCCCAGTTAGTCTGGGACTAAATCTGGAATTCTGTGACTCGAATATCATTGATCATTTTCTCTGTGATGCTTCTCCTCTCATGAAGATATCATGTTCAGACACATGGTTCATGGAACAAACTGTTTTAATCTGTGCTGTACTGACACTCATCTTGACTCTTATGTGCGTAGTTCTATCTTATACTTCTATTATTGTGACAATTTTAGGATTTCCTTCTGCCCAACAAAGGAAAAAGGCCTTTTCCACCTGTTCTTCCCACATGATTGTGGTTTCCATCACCTATGGCACCTGCATGTTCATCTATATGAATCCTACTGCAAAGGAAGAAGTGACTGTTAATAAAGTAGTTTCactacttattttttctatttcccctatgttaaatccatttatttataccCTGAGAAATAAGCAAGTAAAGAAAGCCTTCAATGACTCAATCAAAAAAATGGCATCATtcttaaataagtaa